The region CTTGCTGTCCGCAATCGTGTCGATGTGCTGGAAACGCAAACCAATGCCGCAACCGTTGACTGGATTTGACATGGGGTAGCCCTTACTTTTTCATTTCTGGAACGACAACACCGCCGGTAATTTTTTCACAAGTACCTTTGGGGACTTTGAGCCATTCACCGGCTGCGCTGTCTGTTTTGGATTGACCTGCACACGCATGACCGTTTGCGCCACAATCATTCATGCCAGCTTTAACGATGCCGGAACATTTTTCCATTTCAACTTTTGCAGCATCTTTGGCATCATCAGCGGCGAACAATGCGCCAGAGGTTGCAGCCATGCCCAGTGCCATCAGTGCAGCAGCCATTACTTGTTTGTTCATGTTCATTGTCTTAACTCCTTAAATAAACTAAAAATAATCTTCTCTGTTTACCTGTCAGTCTTGTGTCAGGTACGGGGTTATACGGGGCTTGCATCGGTCTGGATGCAAGCCAGCCGTATTTTTTTCAGTTTCTTCAACCGTTGATACTCAACTCGTCGAACCATGCGCTGGAGTCATGGCTGTTGCGCTCGAAGGTGGGGGCATTGTCCGCACCCGGCTGGATGCAGGTGGCAGCCGAAGCTGTGGCGAAAATACCGGAGAAGAACAGGGCTGCCAGTAACAGGGCAGATGCTTTGATCGCTTTCATGATACGTCACCTCAATTTGATTGATTTGCTCGAATGATGATTCGGGGACAAGGTGTCTTGTCCTTGCTGTTAAATACGGTCATGTTGGGTATTCAGATGCATTCAGAGGTGTGAAACTTTTTTAGCTTGTAGCGCCGTTACTGTTTTTCCAGATAGCATATGATAATGCCTTTTATCATATGCTAACCGACTCCCGGAAACCCCATCCTGGGGCAGGCACAAATCAGGTGGCAGACAGCGCCTGTTCCAGCTCCCCATGCTCGAAAGCAGGCTCGAACTTGTCCCTTTCCGTTCCAGACATGCCTACCTTGGTAGCCAGGTTGCACCAGTTCTTCACTGGAGTCGTGACTTCCTTCAGGATGCGGGTCGTGTCTGCCTTGTCCAAGCCAAAGTAACGCGCCACCGCCAGGCAATCCCGGATGCTGCCACTGGGGCCGCTGTCCTCACTGATCCAAGTTTTGAGTTCCCGCTGTTTGTCCGGGAATGGGTTCAAATCGAAAGCGGGGGATAATACCCACTGTCCATGGCCCCGATGCAGGAAACCGTGGTTGTTGAGGTGGTCATCCACATTGGTGATGAGGATGTTGAACACCATCCTGCGCCATAACTCCGCCATGTCCTGTTGGGCATGGGGGCTAACCTTACGGATCACGTCCACAATTTCCGTGTAACTGTGCTCCTCATCCGGTTTCGCACTGAGCATGGTTCTGGCGGACACATACAGGATGCGGCCTCCAGCTTCACGGTCAAACCGGCGGATGAGGGCTACAGGTGTGTCTTCCACCATTTCCACCCGGCCTTTGGCGGCATTGATGCCAGCGGCATCAGCCAATGCCAGTGCGAGGATCTCGCCTTTGGTTACAGCCCTGTCATCGCCGATACTGGGAAACTTCCCCAAGCAGAGGGAACCGTCGTGATCTATGACCGTGCATTTGGGGCGCATCCCTCCGAGTGAAGTGCCTTTGCCCCGCAGGTAAGCCAAATCGGCAGCCGTTTCTTTTTCCTGTTCCACAGCGAGGCTGGCCCGGTAAATCTTGCCGAGATCAATCAACGGGGGTGTACCCCGTTCCGCATCACTGTGGCTGCGTTGGGGAATACCTGATTCATCCAGAAACCGTAATGCCCCTGCCCTGCTGATGTCGTCAACTGCCAACAGGTAATCCAAGGCGTTCAGTGGTTGGGTATTGGGAGCCAAGCCTTGTTGCAGGGATTGTTTACGGCGTTTGGTGTGATCCCGCAGGATAACGCGCTTGCCCCACCCATCGGGTTCCGTGTCGGCAATGCAATCAAAGAATGTAGACCCATCTCTGGTTCTGGGGTGAAACATCATACCGGCCTGCAATGGCAGATCTGGTGACAGGGCAAAGCGTTTCGGGGATGCCAGCCATTCAGGATGATAAGCGAAACTACAACTTTCCCGATTGCCGCTGGTTTCATACAACAGTGTACCCACGGGTTCTTTGGCTTTACCGATGCAGACTTGAATACGACGGTTCATAATGCCCCCGATGGCTGTTTTGGGGGATGTACCCGTTTGGGTAATCTGGCTTCATCCAACAGCAGACCTGTTTCATCCCGTGAAATGTCCAACAGGTCGTTGATCCTGTCGGCTTCGCCCAGCGCGAACAGCACCATGCAATAGATGCCGAAAGAAACGTTAGGGTCGCCTTTTTCTACCCGCAGGTAAGTGGGTTTGGAGATGCCAGCACGTTGCGTCATCATGGCTACCGTCAGTTTCCGCCGCCGCCTTGCTGTATTGATGTCATGCCCCAGTTTCCTGATGGCGCGTTTCAGGTTGGGGGGCATGATTTCTTCAATCTTTGACATTTTAAGGTAAACCATAGCTATCTTTGTAATTATCATGGTATCTTGTAGATTACCTTAAAGCAATGAAAGGCATTATGTTACTGATCAGCACACCCCAGAATTCTGCCATCGTCACCCTCGGCAATGCCGAGTTGCCGGTCGTGGTCAGTGCTGCCGGTGAACGTGCCACTTACCGTTTCGTCGAGTTCTTCACGGCCCAGATCCGTAACCCCAATACCCGGCGTGCGTACCACACGGACATCAGCCAGTTTTTCCTTTGGTGCCATTCCCAGAACCTGAAACTCCATCAGATACACTCCATTCATGTGGCCACCTATGTTGAGCAGTTGCAGCGACACGTTTCTGCACCGACGGTAAAACAGCACATGGCGGCCATCCGTAAGTTGTTTGACTGGCTGGTGGTGGGACATGTAATGGAAACCAACCCATCACAGGCGGTGCGTGGCCCCAAGTATGTGGTCAAGCGTGGCAAGACGCCGATCCTGACCCCTGAAGATACCCGTGCCCTGTTTGACAGTATCCCGACGGATACCCTGATTGGCCTGCGTGACCGAGCCTTGCTGGCAGTGATGGTCTACAGCTTTGCCCGCGTGGATGCGGCTGCCAAAATGCGGGTCAAGGATTACTACCCGAATGGGAAACGCTGGTGGATTCGCTTGCATGAGAAAGGTGGAAAACACCATGAAATGCCTGCCCACCATACCCTGGAACAGTATCTGGATGAGTATATTGAGGCCGCTGGGATCAAGGATGACCCGAAAGGTTTCCTGTTCCGCACTTTCAAGGGCAAGACCGGAACCATGACTGAAAACCGGATGTTACAAACTTATGCTTGGCAGATGGTGCAGCGCAGGGTCGCAGCGGCAGGGCTTTCCCTGTCAGGTATCTGTAACCATTCTTTCCGGGGAACCGGGATCACGACTTATTTGAAGAATGGCGGGACGCTGGAAAAAGCCCAGCAAATGGCCAACCACGAATCACCGCGCACCACCAAGCTCTACGACCGCACCGATGATGAAATTTCACTGGATGAAGTGGAAAAGATCATTATCTGAAGGGCTTTCTTGAACGGAAAGTAGGTGTCAACATCACTGTAAGGACGCCAATTCTTCAGCGAGTTCGCGCAAGCTGATGATCTCCACCCCATTTCCCAGCGGGTAACGGTCTTGTCCTGCATACACAATAAATGTCCGTGAGGGTTGCAGATCTTCCCGCGCATGATGGAATCCCTTTGTGGGTACTGGTGCGAGGCTACGCTTGATTTCTACAGCCCATAATCCATGTTGCCCACCCAATTCCAGCACCAGATCCATCTCTGCCCCAGCCGCAGTGCGGTAAAAGCTGGCTTGTGTGCGTTGGGGGGCAGCAGCCAACAGGTTCTCAATCACGAAACCTTCCCAACTCAGGCCAACCACAGGATGCCCTGCCAAGGTGTTGAGGTCGCCTATCCCCAACAAGGCATGAACCAGACCGCTGTCGCGGATATAGGTGCGGGGGGACTTGACCAAACGTTTGCCAATGTTGGTGTGATAGGGTTGTAGGCGTCGCACCAGCAACAAATCCACCAATAAGCTGATGTAGTGGTTAACAGAAGGGGAACTCACCCCCAACCCCGCAGCAAGTTGTGAGACATTGAGTAATGCACCTTGTTGGTGGGCAAGCATAGTCCACAATCGTCCGACGATTTCGGCGGCAATTCGGAAACCAAATTGTGGAACATCCCGTTCCAGATAGGTGCGGATGAAGCTCTGTCGCAGGCTTAGGCTGTCAGCATCATCACCAGCGAGGAAGCTGTCAGGGAAACCACCCCGCAACCATAGCCGGTTGAGGATGTTATCACTTTCACCTGCCTCCAATAGGTCGAATGGCCCCATATCCACGTATTCGATACGCCCAGCAAGGGTTTCGCTGGCTTGGCGCAACAAGTCAATGGAGGCCGAACCAAGAATCAGGAATCGCCCGGTACGTTTACCATTACGCCGCCCCTTGTCGATCAGCCCGCGTAGGCTCTGGAACAATTCCGGCATCCGGTGGATTTCGTCTAGCACCACCAGCTTGTTTTCCTGTTGGCCAAGAAACAATTCAGGGTCATGCAGCTTGTTACGGTCAGTGGCTGATTCAAGGTCAAGGTAAACAGATGGGCAGGTATCTGCCAGCGCATAAGCCAACGTGGTTTTGCCAACTTGGCGGGGACCAATAATGGCGACCGCAGCTTGCCGATTGAGGGCTTGCTGTACGGTAGAAGTGATGTGTCTAGTAATCATCCTTGTAATTTATAGGTCTGTCTTTAAATTTGCAAGGATGAATGGCGGTGTCCTTGTCAGTACCCCTTCCGTTATAGCCAGCCATGCTGGAGTCAAAATTCACTAGGGGCTTCGCCCCACGCGCCCCGCAAGGGGTATCCCCAACCTTCCGCGTTCACTGCGTTCCCTTGTGCAGGCCGGGTGATCCCCCTCCCCTTGCGGCTTGCTACCCCCACGCTTCGCCAGCGAGGCAAGGGTTGCCGGGCTTTGAGCTGGCAACCTTTTAAATCAACTGGAGAAGAGCGATGAAAGCAAGGACAGGTTTCTGGATAAATGTTGGTTTCCGCGTGGAAGCCGAGACTATCAGCAAGGAAGAACTGGTCAGGCAGTTGACCGAGTGGGCAGAGGAACACCACTCATTGGATGGCTTCAGGCTGGAGAATGGTGAAGAACCAACGCTTGAGTCTGTGCATTTTGAATGTGATGACTGCTAGGGGGAACGGGTATGGACAAGGAACAATATTACCCTACCCCTGTCAGTCTGGCAGTGAGAATGTGGGAAGCCTTTCGTGATGGATCCTATCTGCACCGGGATAGGCATATCCTTGAGCCGAGTGCTGGGACGGGTGATCTGGTGAAAGCCATGCCAGAATCACGTTATGGCAGTAACCGGCCTATCGTGGATGTGTGTGAGATTGACCCGGAGCGGCTGGAGATATTGGGCAAGACCGCTGGTGTGAATGTTGTGGGGCATGATTTTTTGGCGTTCGAGCCATCACGCCTGTACACCCATATCATTATGAACCCACCGTTCAGGCTGGGAGCCAAACACCTCATCCATGCGTGGCAGATTGTCAGGAATGCAGAGATTGTTTGCCTGTTGAATGCTGAGACACTCAGAAACCCCAATACCAAGGACAGGGAATACCTTCAGGAGCTGATTGGGGCATATGGTAGTGTTGAGTATGTTGATGGGGCATTCCTTGTACCGGATACCCAACGGACAACCGCCGTTGAATGTGCCTTGGTGTGGCTGAAAAAGGAAACACCGGTTGCCCACAGCTATCTGGATGGCCTGAAGCTGGACAATGAAACCTTTGAGTTTGGGGAAATCCGGGGGGATGTGACTGACCTTTGCTTGCCGGAGAACATTATTGAAACAGCCGTCAGGGTTTACCGGGCAGCACGGGATGTACTGTACCGGAAGCTGGAGTCTGATGCTGTTCTGGCCTGTGAGTATGCCCGCTGGTCAAGCATTCTTGGTGGTTCCTTGTTGGAGTCGGATCAGGAGCGCAGCAAACGGGTCATGCAGCAACAGGCAGCCCGTGCCGTAGACAGCCGCAGCGTGCAAGACCAGTTCAACAAGGAACATGACAAGCTGAAAGAAAAGGCATGGAACTACATTCTGTCCGGGATCAGGTTCTATGAGCAGCTCAGTACAGCAGCACTGAAAGCTTTTCAGGCGGAATACAAAAAAGTTGCCCAACTGGAATTCACCGAAGCCAATATCCACGGTTTTCTGGCAGGTGTTGCCCTGCAACGTACCGCGATGACCGATGAAATGATGATCGACATTTTCGACCGCTTTACCGAGCGTTACCCGGATAACCGCGCCTATTACCGTGCATGGCAATCGAATGCCAAACACCGGGCGGCAGCTTGGCGGATCAAAATGAGCCGGATCATTATCCCGGTCAATTGCAAGCGTTGGGGAAATTACCTTGACCGTGAGGCACGGGAGACGTTGGGCGACATTGACAAGAGCTTTGCGGCACTGGATGGCAAGGATGTGGGTGGTATCTATGGGTTGGTAAAGGCCGCCCTCGGCAATCCTATCGAAAACTCAAGACGCTATGAGTCTGATTATTTCGAGTTCCGTTACTACCCCGGTGCGCAGACCGTACACCTGTACCCTAAACGCAAAGACCTGATAGACCGGCTGAACCGGACAGTTGGGCGGATACGCCAATGGCTACCCAACGAGGAAGGTGCTGTCACCGCCGCATTCTGGCAACAATATGAACAGGCCGAGAAAGTCACCAACCAGATGTCCATCAATACACAAGACTTGTCCCGCTATCAGTGCAGGCTGGATAACCCGGACTATGTTGAACGGCTCATTCAAGCACATACCGAAACCTGTGTCCGGCTGGACATGCCGCTTGATTGTTTGCTGGCTAGTCCAGTAGCAGGACAGGGCGGCCAGCAACTGCTGCCTGTACTACCGTAGCACACAAGGTTGGGGCAGGTTGCCTGCCCTAGTCACCAAAATCTGCCAGTGCTGGTGACAGCACTGGCAGGTTATGAAGATGCTAGGGGCTTCGCCCCACGCGCCCCGCAAGGGGTATCCCCAACCTTCCGCGTTCACTGCGTTCCCTTGTGCAGGCCGGGTGATCCCCCTCCCCTTGCGGCTTGCTACCCCCACGCTTCGCCAGCGAGGCAAGGGTTGCCGGGTTTTGAACTGGCAACCTTTTAAACCAACCTGAAGAAGGAGAACGCAATGAAACTGTTTACCCAAGCGCAATATGCCCAACTGCTGGCAAATGGACGCAAGCAACAGGAGGCGATGGCAAAGAATGAAGACTTTGATCCGAAGCCGGTTATTAAATTATTCACCCCAGATGCCGCAGCCACTTGGTTACTGAGCGAGATTGACCCGGAAGAACCTGACATTGCTTTCGGGCTATGTGACCTTGGATTGGGGTTTCCTGAGTTGGGGAGAGTCAGTTTGACTGAAATCCGTGCTGTCCGTGGTCGGCTCAAGTTGCCGGTAGAGCGTGACTTGGGGTTCATCCCGGACAAAACACTGTCTGCCTATGCCGAAGAAGCGCGGCAACATCGCCAGATTATTGCCTGACCCACTTGGGCGGGCAGTGTTTACTGCCCGCCATACTGACCACAAGGAGAAAAGCCATGCCGCAATATATTGTTTACGCGCAGCAAGTGCTGTATGTGGAGCGGGTGATTGATGCACCCGATGAGGAGGCCGCCGCCACTATCGCCGATCAATTGGTACAGACAGGGATGTTGCAGCCGGTCAATTCGGTTGAGTTTGAGAATGGGGTGTTGTGTGAGGTGGTGGAAGCGGATGTACCTACCAAGGAAGCACCACCCACTTCAACCCTGCTGGATGTGTTTGGGGAACCGCCTTCAGATGCCCCAGCCTTTGGGGAAAACAAACTGGATTTTCTGGCAAAAAGCCGTCTTAACACCATTCTGTTTGCCACCGAGCCACGCAAAATTGGCAAAACATGGTGGGTTTATGCTGTCTATAACAGCGCATTTTTTCCGGGGGGCAATGCCACGGAGATGTACTTCTATGACCCGAATACGTCAGTGTGGCTGGATTCACGGCAACATCCCCGCTATGACGATCATGATGGCGAGTATGCCGGGTTGCCCAAAGGGTTGCGCCGCCTGTATGAAGACCATGAACAGGCCGTCCGCGCTGCATTGTGTCAAGACTGGCAGCCCAGACAGGCAGGATAATGGGTGATGGCAACCGCAGACCCGCCCGGCAAGGCGGGTCTGCCTTTTTTGGTGAGTTGGTGCAGCATAGCTGCCACAATGCTTGCATCCAATCAGCATAATGGAGCAGACAACCTGATGGTCAGCGCAATACAGATAGAAAACAGCCTCAAGGCATTGGGCAACGCCGATCATGCTACCGATGCCCAACGCTTCTTCAAGACAGGCGTTGGGGAGTATGGCGAAGGCGACCAGTTTTTGGGAATTCGTGTCCCGGTATTGCGCCAACAGGTGAAACAATATCGGGGCTTGCCGCTGGGGGAAGCCCTGTTGCTGCTGCATTCCCCGCTCCATGAGGTGCGCCTGTTTGCCTTATTGTTACTGGTTGAGCAATTTCAACGGGGTACAGCGCAGCAACAAGCTGACATCCACGCGCTGTACCTTGCCAACACGCAGTACATCAATAACTGGGATTTGGTGGATACTTCTGCCCCGTACATTATGGGGATCTACCTGCACGGGCGGGACAAACAAGTGTTGTATGCGTTGGTAGCATCCAGCAGTTTGTGGGAACGGCGCATTGCCATGATTGCCACTTTTTTCTTTATCCGCCAGAACCAGTTTGGGGATGCGCTGGCTATTGCCAAACTGCTACTGGCTGACCGGGAAGACCTCATCCACAAGGCCGTTGGCTGGATGTTGCGGGAAATTGGCAAGCGTGACCAGGCAGTTGAAACCACCTTCCTGCAAGCCCATTACCGGATCATGCCGCGCACCCTATTGCGCTATGCCATCGAGCATTTCAGCCCGGAAGAACGGCAGCGGTATTTGCAGAAGTAGGCGGAGCATCGTTCGATAAACGGGCGCTGGAGTGAGCTTTACCAGCAGGCCAAACAGGCTTGAGTTCCAATGTAACGAAAATTTCTTACCCTTCCGCCTGTTTTATAATATCATAGGAATACAGCTCTCCCCTCGGTTGTCAGCGATTCAGTTACGCTTTCCCCTTGGGGCGGTAAAACCACCCTAGCGGTGGTTTTACCAATTTTACCCCCTGAAAATTTATCCAGCCCCACGAATGCAGACCACGGTTTATATTGACGGTTACAACCTCTACTATGGGGCATTGCGGGGTACTCCGTACAAATGGTTGGATGTGGTGCGCCTGTTTGAAACTATCTGCCATGCCCAGAATCCGGCTACTCAAATCCAGGAAGTGAAATTCTTCACCGCTCCCATCAAGGCCAGGATTTCCACCCGCAAGGATCAGGCGTTACGTTCACAGCGGCTTTACCTTAACGCGCTCCAGCAGCTCCACCCCGACCGGATGACCGTGGTAGAAGGTTTTTTCCAACTGACCAAGGGCATGTTTCCCCGCTATCAGGAACCGCTCGATAAAACCGACAAGGTGGCCGTCTGGCGACTGGAAGAGAAACAGACTGACGTAAACATAGCACTCCATTTGTATGATGATGTGGTGCAGGGCAAAGTTGGGCAGGTGGTGCTGGTTTCCAATGATTCTGACCTTGTACCGGCCTTTCAGTTTGCCAGACGTGCCGTGCCGTCGTTGGTCATTGGCACAATCCTGCCTCGCCACCACCCTGAATCAGGCAATCCCCGCCCCAACAATATTGAACTCTCCAGTATCTCTGACTGGTCACGCCAGTACATTCGGGATGAAGAGCTGCAAGCGGCTCAGCTCCCCGATAAGATACCGACCCGAAAGAAACCCATTTTCAAACCGGATTACTGGTAGGCATTGTCAGGACAGTCGTTTAGGCAGGCGGCAGGGAAGCCAGTTTCAATGCGGCAGATTCCCGTTCTGTCGGGATGACTTCCCCGGCAGGTGAACCGTCTAGGTGGTATCTCAGTGGTTGCTGCATCAGGTTATGCAGGTATTGCATAGCCGAGGTGTGGCGGTGCAGCAGTTGCTGCACGACCCGTTTGCTGGCACTGATGTGGTTTGTGCTGATGTAGCGGTAAATGGCCTTTTCGACCCCCAGTGCCAACGGCAGATAGTCACGCCATGCCCCAAAATGCCCGTTGAGTTGCTGGTCAAGTGCCTGCGCACGGATAGTGCTGGGAGGTATGACCACCTTTTTGGGGGCAGCCGGTTTTTTACGGGGTGCTTTCCCTTTGGTGGGCTTGTTGCGCGGTGGGGATGAAGTAGTTGATGCTTCACGCCGTATGACCCGTTTGCCTGCAATGGTCTTGCTGCCAGATGGGGATGTTCCATCAGGTTTATCTGTTTTCCTGCCCAGTGACAGGGTTTTGCGTGGCTTGTCGGTCATGTGTCAGGCTTGTTGTCCAAGGTTATCCAGCGTGTACACGGATGTAATATCTGTGTGCTTGTCCTGCCAATCTATCACGGGATTTCAAATTTACAAGACAGCGGGTTGCCCTGCGAGCCGGGCTGCTCCAGGTTCCGCTAGCGCTGCATCCCTGCGGGACTTGGCCTTGCACATCCCTAACCCCTCCAAAAGTGCCAGCTACGCACGCACTTTTTCCGCGCTACCGCTTGGCGTTGGGACACCAGACCTGCTTGCAGCAGGACTGGTGGCAGTGGTTTGTCCTGGTGGGGGTGCTTCCCCCGTCTGAGTCAATGACAGGCTACGTGCCAACCGGGGTTTCCCCAACCTTCCGCGCTCACTGCTGTTCCCTTGTGTAGGCCGGGTGATCCCCCTCCCCGCCTGGCATCATTGACGCCGCCTCCCCCGTTCTCGCCGAAGGGCGTAAGCCGCAGTGCGGCTGTGACATTGCATTTTTAAAGGAGGACAAGCCGATGCAAGACATGGAAAAGCTACACCACCTTGGTGGTGGAGAGTTCTGTTTCAAGTGGGATGGTAAAGGTGATGTGCGGGGCTACCGACCACCCGCAGGGTTTGAGGCAACGGCAGACCTGACCGACCGTCACCCGGTGACAGGTGAACAACTGGCGGTTTCTGAATGGTGGATGTTCCTGAAACCCGAAGGAGGTGAACAATGATAATCCGTACTTAGGCTAGAAGCGCGGCTACCCTGCCCCGGTTGGCAGGGTAGCCGGGTTAAGCCGCACCGGGTGCGGGTTTATTTTCCGCCGTGCCGTCGGGGGTCAGGGCTGCCAGCCTGCCTTTCAGTTCCGCTGCGGTTGCCTTGGCCTGTTCTTCAGCCTGCTGGCTTTGCTCCAGCCGTTGTTTCAGCTCCCCTTCCCTGATGGCTGCATCCTCCAGCCGGGTTTGGAGGATAGCAAGCTGTTGCTGGACTTCCTGCTGCCCTGCCCTTGCCTGATCCCGTGCGGTTCTCAAGCTGTCTTGCTGTTGTTGGGCTGCGATGAGTTGCCCATTCAGTGCCTGTTGGGTGCTTTCGGCATTTTTCAGGTCGGCTTTCAGGGTGTTGTTTTCCAGCTCAAGCTGTTGGTGCGCCAGACTGGCAGCTTCCAGCTTGCCTTGTAGTGTGTTGATGGTGATCTGCTGCTCCCTCGCCTGCCCTTCCAGTATCCGGGTTTGGGTTTCGTTGACGGTTAGCTGTTTTTCCAGTTCGCGGTTACGGGCTTTTTCATCTTTGGCTTCCAAGGTGGCCTTCTCGGCCTTGTCGGTCATGGTTGTTAGCCGTTCCTGCAAGCGGGAGTTGTTGGCACTGACCCGTTTGAGTTCTGCCTGAAGTTGTTCCACTGCTCCCTGTAGGCGGGCATTTTCGCTGTCCAGTTGTTCAACGGTGTCCATCGCTTCCGCCACTTCCACCTCGGCGGTTTCCTTGGCCTTGCGGGCGGCGGCAATG is a window of Thiothrix subterranea DNA encoding:
- a CDS encoding DNA-binding protein → MKPATYTNEQIIEAGMQLLADKKRVTPFAIRNILGGGNPARIKTIWEESQKTALEGQVVSHWVELPTEFADALEATKGSLDELAKRMYGRAQEIAESRVRETIAAARKAKETAEVEVAEAMDTVEQLDSENARLQGAVEQLQAELKRVSANNSRLQERLTTMTDKAEKATLEAKDEKARNRELEKQLTVNETQTRILEGQAREQQITINTLQGKLEAASLAHQQLELENNTLKADLKNAESTQQALNGQLIAAQQQQDSLRTARDQARAGQQEVQQQLAILQTRLEDAAIREGELKQRLEQSQQAEEQAKATAAELKGRLAALTPDGTAENKPAPGAA
- a CDS encoding BufA1 family periplasmic bufferin-type metallophore, which produces MNMNKQVMAAALMALGMAATSGALFAADDAKDAAKVEMEKCSGIVKAGMNDCGANGHACAGQSKTDSAAGEWLKVPKGTCEKITGGVVVPEMKK
- a CDS encoding DUF4942 domain-containing protein, which encodes MDKEQYYPTPVSLAVRMWEAFRDGSYLHRDRHILEPSAGTGDLVKAMPESRYGSNRPIVDVCEIDPERLEILGKTAGVNVVGHDFLAFEPSRLYTHIIMNPPFRLGAKHLIHAWQIVRNAEIVCLLNAETLRNPNTKDREYLQELIGAYGSVEYVDGAFLVPDTQRTTAVECALVWLKKETPVAHSYLDGLKLDNETFEFGEIRGDVTDLCLPENIIETAVRVYRAARDVLYRKLESDAVLACEYARWSSILGGSLLESDQERSKRVMQQQAARAVDSRSVQDQFNKEHDKLKEKAWNYILSGIRFYEQLSTAALKAFQAEYKKVAQLEFTEANIHGFLAGVALQRTAMTDEMMIDIFDRFTERYPDNRAYYRAWQSNAKHRAAAWRIKMSRIIIPVNCKRWGNYLDREARETLGDIDKSFAALDGKDVGGIYGLVKAALGNPIENSRRYESDYFEFRYYPGAQTVHLYPKRKDLIDRLNRTVGRIRQWLPNEEGAVTAAFWQQYEQAEKVTNQMSINTQDLSRYQCRLDNPDYVERLIQAHTETCVRLDMPLDCLLASPVAGQGGQQLLPVLP
- a CDS encoding NYN domain-containing protein; protein product: MQTTVYIDGYNLYYGALRGTPYKWLDVVRLFETICHAQNPATQIQEVKFFTAPIKARISTRKDQALRSQRLYLNALQQLHPDRMTVVEGFFQLTKGMFPRYQEPLDKTDKVAVWRLEEKQTDVNIALHLYDDVVQGKVGQVVLVSNDSDLVPAFQFARRAVPSLVIGTILPRHHPESGNPRPNNIELSSISDWSRQYIRDEELQAAQLPDKIPTRKKPIFKPDYW
- a CDS encoding DUF2958 domain-containing protein; amino-acid sequence: MKLFTQAQYAQLLANGRKQQEAMAKNEDFDPKPVIKLFTPDAAATWLLSEIDPEEPDIAFGLCDLGLGFPELGRVSLTEIRAVRGRLKLPVERDLGFIPDKTLSAYAEEARQHRQIIA
- a CDS encoding ATP-binding protein codes for the protein MITRHITSTVQQALNRQAAVAIIGPRQVGKTTLAYALADTCPSVYLDLESATDRNKLHDPELFLGQQENKLVVLDEIHRMPELFQSLRGLIDKGRRNGKRTGRFLILGSASIDLLRQASETLAGRIEYVDMGPFDLLEAGESDNILNRLWLRGGFPDSFLAGDDADSLSLRQSFIRTYLERDVPQFGFRIAAEIVGRLWTMLAHQQGALLNVSQLAAGLGVSSPSVNHYISLLVDLLLVRRLQPYHTNIGKRLVKSPRTYIRDSGLVHALLGIGDLNTLAGHPVVGLSWEGFVIENLLAAAPQRTQASFYRTAAGAEMDLVLELGGQHGLWAVEIKRSLAPVPTKGFHHAREDLQPSRTFIVYAGQDRYPLGNGVEIISLRELAEELASLQ
- a CDS encoding ProQ/FINO family protein translates to MTDKPRKTLSLGRKTDKPDGTSPSGSKTIAGKRVIRREASTTSSPPRNKPTKGKAPRKKPAAPKKVVIPPSTIRAQALDQQLNGHFGAWRDYLPLALGVEKAIYRYISTNHISASKRVVQQLLHRHTSAMQYLHNLMQQPLRYHLDGSPAGEVIPTERESAALKLASLPPA
- a CDS encoding type II toxin-antitoxin system HipA family toxin, whose translation is MNRRIQVCIGKAKEPVGTLLYETSGNRESCSFAYHPEWLASPKRFALSPDLPLQAGMMFHPRTRDGSTFFDCIADTEPDGWGKRVILRDHTKRRKQSLQQGLAPNTQPLNALDYLLAVDDISRAGALRFLDESGIPQRSHSDAERGTPPLIDLGKIYRASLAVEQEKETAADLAYLRGKGTSLGGMRPKCTVIDHDGSLCLGKFPSIGDDRAVTKGEILALALADAAGINAAKGRVEMVEDTPVALIRRFDREAGGRILYVSARTMLSAKPDEEHSYTEIVDVIRKVSPHAQQDMAELWRRMVFNILITNVDDHLNNHGFLHRGHGQWVLSPAFDLNPFPDKQRELKTWISEDSGPSGSIRDCLAVARYFGLDKADTTRILKEVTTPVKNWCNLATKVGMSGTERDKFEPAFEHGELEQALSAT
- a CDS encoding DNA alkylation repair protein, coding for MVSAIQIENSLKALGNADHATDAQRFFKTGVGEYGEGDQFLGIRVPVLRQQVKQYRGLPLGEALLLLHSPLHEVRLFALLLLVEQFQRGTAQQQADIHALYLANTQYINNWDLVDTSAPYIMGIYLHGRDKQVLYALVASSSLWERRIAMIATFFFIRQNQFGDALAIAKLLLADREDLIHKAVGWMLREIGKRDQAVETTFLQAHYRIMPRTLLRYAIEHFSPEERQRYLQK
- a CDS encoding helix-turn-helix transcriptional regulator, whose translation is MSKIEEIMPPNLKRAIRKLGHDINTARRRRKLTVAMMTQRAGISKPTYLRVEKGDPNVSFGIYCMVLFALGEADRINDLLDISRDETGLLLDEARLPKRVHPPKQPSGAL
- a CDS encoding tyrosine-type recombinase/integrase yields the protein MLLISTPQNSAIVTLGNAELPVVVSAAGERATYRFVEFFTAQIRNPNTRRAYHTDISQFFLWCHSQNLKLHQIHSIHVATYVEQLQRHVSAPTVKQHMAAIRKLFDWLVVGHVMETNPSQAVRGPKYVVKRGKTPILTPEDTRALFDSIPTDTLIGLRDRALLAVMVYSFARVDAAAKMRVKDYYPNGKRWWIRLHEKGGKHHEMPAHHTLEQYLDEYIEAAGIKDDPKGFLFRTFKGKTGTMTENRMLQTYAWQMVQRRVAAAGLSLSGICNHSFRGTGITTYLKNGGTLEKAQQMANHESPRTTKLYDRTDDEISLDEVEKIII